In Xiphophorus hellerii strain 12219 chromosome 13, Xiphophorus_hellerii-4.1, whole genome shotgun sequence, the following proteins share a genomic window:
- the pdia8 gene encoding protein disulfide isomerase family A, member 8, with product MTPVIPVLSAVSLALVSLCPTALCARRDVLELGDADFDYLATEHETLLVKFYAPWCGHCKKLAPEFEKAAGRLKGIVQLAKVDCTANSETCGRFGVTGYPTLKIFRSGKDSAPYDGPRSASGIYNYMTKQTGPDSLHLKSKEDLQNFVNNYDASIVGVFSGTDAPRLDEFLKAAGLLREQFRFAHITDLQVAEEQTQTESVLLFRPPRLANAFEDSVVVFTDYLTISSLRRFIRDNIYGLCPHMTMENRDRLRVHDLLTAYYDLDYHHNVRGSNYWRNRVMKVASKYSGRGLIFSVANKRDFQAELEDDYGLGTADGGELPFVTIRTKLGHKYTMREEFTRDGQSLERFLEDYFAGRLKRYIRSEPVPEKNAAPVKVVVAESFDDIVNDPNKDVLIQFYSPSCPHCKKLEPVYRELAETLYSDPNVVVAKMNAVNNDVPLGYDVQGFPTIYFAPVGKKDDPVRYQGARELKDFLKFLKQEASHNLVLPGFKEEL from the exons ATGACGCCCGTCATCCCCGTCCTGTCCGCTGTCTCGCTGGCGcttgtgtctctgtgtccaacCGCCCTGTGCGCGCGCAGAGACGTGCTCGAGCTCGGGGACGCGGACTTCGACTACCTGGCAACGGAGCACGAGACCTTGCTGGTGAAGTTCTACGCTCCATG GTGCGGCCACTGTAAGAAACTGGCTCCAGAGTTTGAAAAAGCAGCGGGTCGACTGAAAGGAATCGTTCAGTTAGCAAAG GTGGACTGCACTGCTAACTCTGAGACCTGTGGTCGTTTTGGCGTCACTGGATATCCGACTCTGAAGATCTTCAGGTCTGGGAAGGACTCTGCTCCGTATGATGGGCCTCGCTCTgcaa GTGGGATCTACAACTACATGACGAAGCAGACCGGTCCAGACTCACTCCACCTAAAGAGTAAAGAAGACCTCCAGAACTTTGTCAACAACTATGATGCCAGCATTGTCG GTGTTTTCTCAGGTACCGATGCGCCGCGTCTGGATGAGTTCTTGAAGGCGGCCGGTCTGTTGAGGGAACAGTTCAGGTTTGCTCACATCACTGACCTGCAGGTCGCCGAGGAGCAAACCCAAACCGA gaGCGTTTTGCTCTTCAGACCTCCCAGACTGGCCAACGCCTTTGAGGACAGTGTCGTTGTCTTCACGGATTATCTGACCATCAGCTCTCTGAGACGCTTCATCAGAGACAACAT CTATGGTCTCTGTCCTCACATGACTATGGAGAACAGAGACCGCCTCCGGGTTCATGACTTGCTGACTGCGTACTACGACTTGGACTACCATCACAACGTCCGAGGGTCAAACTACTGGAGGAACAG GGTGATGAAGGTTGCCTCCAAATAcagtgggcgtggcctaatctTCTCAGTAGCCAATAAGAGGGACTTCCAGGCGGAGCTGGAAGACGACTACGGCCTGGGGACCGCGGATGGCGGCGAGCTGCCGTTTGTCACCATTCGGACCAAACTGGGCCATAAGTACACCATGAGGGAGGAGTTCAC GAGGGACGGCCAGTCGCTGGAGCGGTTCCTGGAGGATTACTTTGCAGGTCGTCTGAAGCGTTACATCCGATCAGAACCGGTACCGGAGAAGAACGCCGCTCCTGTGAAG GTGGTGGTTGCCGAGTCGTTTGATGACATCGTTAACGATCCAAATAAAGATGTTCTGATCCAGTTTTACTCTCCGTCGTGTCCACACTGCAAGAAGTTGGAACCGGTTTACAGGGAGCTGGCGGAAACG CTGTATTCTGATCCAAACGTCGTCGTTGCCAAGATGAACGCCGTCAATAACGACGTCCCGCTGGGATACGATGTCCAGGG CTTTCCAACCATTTATTTTGCTCCAGTGGGTAAAAAAGATGATCCTGTTCGATACCAG GGAGCTCGGGAGCTGAAGGACTTCTTGAAGTTCCTGAAACAAGAAGCGAGTCACAATCTGGTGCTGCCCGGGTTTAAGGAGGAACTGTGA